From a single Raphanus sativus cultivar WK10039 chromosome 3, ASM80110v3, whole genome shotgun sequence genomic region:
- the LOC108845045 gene encoding receptor-like protein 34, producing the protein MSISRHMTLSFLFLYIFNFQDVIAFATTARHSCRPEQRNVLLEFKKEFEIRRSSSKLCNIDGRIVGSYPKTESWENNSDCCYWDGITCDAKSKDVIKVDLSCSCLHGRFHSNTSLVRFQNLPSLKTLDLSNNYLYGQVPFSIGKLSRLTSLSLSNNRFSGQILPSLKNISHLAFLSLSNNLFSGSIGNFSHLTFLDLSSNHFTGQIPFSVGVLSQLKSLHLSNNQFSGQIPSSLGNLSHLTSLDLSGNQFSGQIPTSLGKLSYLTSLQLSDNQFSNQIPPPLGNLSHLTSLDFSHNHFSGQIPSSIGKLSHLTSLDCYDNSLIGQIPSSFSRLTQLTNLVVNSNKLSGKFPIALLNLTKLSYFSLSNNRFTGTLPPNITSLFNLMFISAYDNALVGALPSSLFNLPALTSIYLTNNQLDGSLKFGNISSPSKLRVLSLGSNKFKGPIPSSISKLANLEVLDISHWNSPVDFSIFSLLSSLQRLYLSHLTATPTIDLNTVLSRFKSLDLLDLSGNHVLATNKTTVSDAISNLNLSGCGITEFPELLRTQTLLQTLDISNNRIKGHVPGWLWMLPNLGYLDLSNNTFTGFEISTARKLSSLLGHLFASNNNFSGNVPSLICELHSLRTLDLSNNNFSGSIPLCMGNLKSTLSVLNVRQNRLSGCLPGNAFESLRSFDVGHNQLVGKLPRSLVNFSALEVLNVESNMINDTFPFWLNSLRELRVLVLRSNAFHGPVHQASFRKLQIIDISHNHFGGILPADYFVNWRKMSSLETNKDGSNLNYIGEGYYHDSMVLMNKGIKMELVRILEIYTALDFSGNKLEGEIPKSIGLLKELHVLNLSNNAFTGHIPSSMANLTALESLDVSQNNISGEIPQELGNLSYLAYMNFSHNKLVGLIPGGTQFRRQACSSFKDNSGLFGPALDEDCSDIHMPSSSPPYEALEVEEEEEEDVFCWIAAAIGFVPGIVFGSAIGYILVCYKTEWFKTHFGRNKRRCRGTPTR; encoded by the coding sequence ATGAGTATCAGTCGTCATATgactctttcttttctcttcttgtatatttttaatttccaAGACGTGATTGCGTTCGCTACGACAGCAAGACACTCGTGTCGTCCGGAACAAAGGAACGTGCTACTCGAATTCAAAAAGGAGTTTGAGATTCGGAGGTCTTCTTCGAAACTTTGTAATATTGATGGTCGCATTGTAGGCTCTTATCCGAAGACAGAGTCATGGGAAAATAACAGCGACTGCTGTTATTGGGATGGTATCACGTGTGATGCCAAGTCTAAAGATGTGATCAAGGTAGACCTCAGCTGCAGCTGCCTCCATGGCCGGTTTCATTCCAATACCAGTCTTGTTAGGTTTCAAAACCTTCCTTCTCTTAAAACTCTAGACCtttctaataattatttatatggtCAAGTCCCTTTCTCAATTGGAAAACTCTCTCGTCTcacctctctttctctttccaaTAATCGGTTTTCGGGTCAGATTCTACCTTCACTCAAAAATATTTCTCATCTCGCCTTTCTCAGTCTTTCTAACAACCTGTTTTCGGGTTCCATTGGAAACTTTTCTCATCTCACATTTCTGGACCTTTCCTCTAATCATTTCACTGGTCAAATTCCATTTTCAGTTGGAGTCCTTTCACAACTCAAGTCTCTCCATCTTTCTAATAACCAGTTTTCAGGTCAGATTCCATCTTCACTTGGAAATCTTTCACACCTCACCTCTCTCGACTTATCTGGTAATCAGTTTTCGGGTCAGATTCCAACCTCACTTGGAAAACTTTCATACCTCACCTCTCTCCAACTTTCTGATAATCAGTTCTCAAACCAAATTCCGCCTCCACTTGGAAACCTTTCTCATCTCACCTCTCTAGATTTTTCTCATAACCATTTTTCAGGCCAGATTCCATCTTCAATTGGAAAACTCTCTCACTTAACTTCTCTAGACTGTTATGATAACAGTCTGATTGGTCAAATCCCATCTTCTTTTTCACGTTTGACCCAATTGACCAACTTGGTCGTAAATTCCAACAAGCTTAGTGGTAAATTTCCTATCGCACTACTAAATCTGACTAAGCTATCCTACTTTTCACTCTCCAACAATCGGTTCACTGGAACTCTCCCTCCAAACATCACTTCACTATTCAACTTGATGTTCATTTCAGCATACGACAACGCTCTCGTTGGCGCCCTCCCTTCTTCTCTCTTCAACCTTCCCGCCCTGACCTCTATTTATTTGACAAATAACCAACTCGACGGATCTCTCAAGTTTGGTAATATATCTTCACCATCTAAGCTACGAGTGTTAAGCCTCGGCAGTAATAAATTCAAAGGTCCAATCCCGAGTTCCATTTCCAAATTAGCCAATCTCGAGGTGCTTGACATTTCCCATTGGAACTCCCCTGTTGACTTCAGCATCTTCTCGCTTCTCAGCTCGCTCCAACGTCTTTACTTATCTCACTTGACGGCAACGCCTACGATCGACCTGAATACAGTTCTGTCACGTTTCAAGTCTCTCGATTTATTGGATCTCTCAGGAAACCATGTTTTAGCCACAAACAAAACTACGGTTTCGGATGCGATAAGTAATTTAAACTTGTCAGGCTGCGGTATAACCGAATTTCCGGAGCTTCTAAGAACCCAGACGCTGCTGCAGACTCTAGACATTTCCAACAACAGAATCAAAGGTCATGTCCCTGGTTGGTTATGGATGCTACCAAATCTAGGTTACTTGGATCTATCCAACAACACCTTCACTGGTTTCGAAATATCAACGGCACGCAAACTATCCTCTCTCCTGGGGCACCTCTTTGCCTCCAACAACAATTTCTCAGGAAATGTTCCTTCTCTCATATGTGAGTTGCACTCTCTAAGAACCCTCGATCTATCGAACAACAACTTCAGCGGTTCGATCCCTCTCTGTATGGGAAACCTCAAGAGCACTCTTTCGGTTCTGAACGTGCGTCAGAATCGTCTTAGTGGATGTCTTCCAGGGAATGCATTCGAAAGTCTAAGGTCATTTGACGTTGGCCATAACCAACTCGTTGGAAAGCTTCCGAGATCGTTGGTGAATTTCTCCGCGCTCGAAGTTCTAAACGTGGAAAGCAACATGATCAATGACACATTTCCGTTCTGGTTGAATTCTCTACGAGAGCTGAGAGTTCTCGTGTTACGCTCCAACGCGTTCCATGGACCAGTACATCAAGCCTCTTTCCGTAAGCTGCAAATCATCGACATATCGCATAATCATTTCGGTGGGATTTTGCCAGCGGATTATTTTGTGAACTGGAGAAAAATGTCATCTCTTGAGACGAACAAAGATGGGTCCAATCTAAATTACATTGGGGAAGGTTATTACCATGATTCCATGGTTTTGATGAATAAAGGTATAAAGATGGAGCTGGTCCGGATTCTAGAGATCTACACAGCACTCGATTTTTCCGGAAACAAACTTGAAGGAGAGATTCCGAAGTCGATCGGCTTATTGAAAGAGCTTCACGTGCTCAACTTGTCGAACAATGCTTTCACTGGCCACATCCCATCGTCTATGGCAAACCTGACAGCTCTTGAGTCACTTGACGTTTCCCAAAACAATATTTCGGGAGAAATCCCACAGGAGTTGGGGAATCTGTCGTACCTTGCGTACATGAACTTTTCCCATAACAAGCTTGTAGGTCTTATACCAGGAGGCACTCAGTTTCGAAGGCAGGCTTGCTCTTCTTTCAAAGATAATTCAGGACTTTTTGGTCCTGCTCTCGACGAAGATTGCAGTGATATCCACATGCCCTCATCATCGCCACCATATGAAGCGCTAGAggtagaggaagaagaagaagaagatgtgttTTGTTGGATTGCAGCTGCAATAGGTTTTGTACCTGGTATTGTATTTGGATCAGCAATTGGATACATATTGGTTTGTTACAAAACAGAGTGGTTCAAGACTCACTTTGGACGAAATAAACGCAGATGCAGAGGCACCCCAACTCGTTAG
- the LOC108844281 gene encoding elongator complex protein 3 has product MATAVVMNGESKKQPRPGRGGFQGRGLTEEEARVRAISEIVSTMIERSHRNENVDLNAIKTQACRKYGLARAPKLVEMIAALPDSERETLLPKLRAKPVRTASGIAVVAVMSKPHRCPHIATTGNICVYCPGGPDSDFEYSTQSYTGYEPTSMRAIRARYNPYVQARSRIDQLKRLGHSVDKVEFILMGGTFMSLPAEYRDFFIRNLHDALSGHTSANVEEAVAYSEHSATKCIGMTIETRPDYCLGPHLRQMLTYGCTRLEIGVQSTYEDVARDTNRGHTVAAVADCFCLAKDAGFKVVAHMMPDLPNVGVERDMESFKEFFESPSFRADGLKIYPTLVIRGTGLYELWKTGRYRNYPPEQLVDIVARILSMVPPWTRVYRVQRDIPMPLVTSGVEKGNLRELALARMDDLGLKCRDVRTREAGIQDIHHKIKPEQVELVRRDYTANEGWETFLSYEDTRQDILVGLLRLRKCGKNVTCPELMGKCSVVRELHVYGTAVPVHGREADKLQHQGYGTLLMEEAERIARREHRSNKIGVISGVGTRHYYRKLGYELEGPYMVKHLL; this is encoded by the exons ATGGCGACGGCGGTAGTGATGAACGGCGAATCGAAAAAGCAGCCACGGCCAGGCCGCGGCGGCTTCCAAGGCCGAGGACTAACGGAGGAAGAAGCACGAGTTCGCGCCATATCGGAGATCGTCAGCACCATGATCGAGCGCTCCCACCGCAACGAGAACGTAGACCTAAACGCGATTAAAACCCAGGCTTGCCGGAAATACGGCTTAGCGCGTGCGCCGAAGCTAGTGGAGATGATAGCGGCGCTTCCCGATTCGGAGAGGGAGACTCTCCTCCCGAAGCTCCGCGCTAAACCGGTCCGAACCGCTTCGGGAATCGCGGTGGTGGCGGTTATGTCGAAACCGCACAGGTGCCCTCACATAGCCACGACGGGGAATATATGCGTGTATTGTCCAGGTGGACCTGATTCTGACTTCGAGTATAGTACTCAGTCTTATACTGGTTATGAGCCTACCAGCATGCGAGCTATTCGAGCCAG GTATAATCCATATGTTCAGGCAAGGAGCAGGATTGATCAGCTGAAGCGGTTGGGTCACAGTGTAGATAAG GTTGAGTTCATTTTGATGGGAGGTACTTTTATGTCGCTGCCTGCTGAGTACAGGGATTTCTTCATACGGAACCTTCATGATGCTTTGTCTGGACACACTTCTGCCAATGTTGAAGAAGCAGTTGCTTACTCTGAACATAGTGCAACCAAATGCATTGGCATGACCATTGAAAC GAGGCCAGATTACTGTCTTGGACCTCATCTAAGACAGATGCTGACTTATGGTTGCACCCGACTAGAGATCGGTGTCCAGAGCACATATGAAGATGTTGCCCGTGACACAAATAGAGGCCATACTGTTGCTGCTGTAGCCGACTGCTTCTGCTTGGCCAAAGATGCTGGTTTCAAG GTGGTTGCACATATGATGCCTGATCTTCCTAACGTTGGGGTTGAGAGAGACATGGAAAGTTTCAAGGAGTTTTTCGAGAGTCCGTCATTTAGAGCGGATGGGTTAAAAATATATCCTACCCTTGTGATACGTGGAACTGGCCTTTATGAGTTATGGAAAACTGGGAG ATACCGAAACTATCCACCTGAGCAACTTGTGGACATAGTTGCAAGGATTCTCTCCATGGTACCTCCATGGACACGTGTTTATAGAGTTCAGCGTGATATTCCTATGCCTCTGGTTACGTCCGGGGTTGAAAAAGGAAATCTCCGTGAGCTGGCTCTGGCAAGAATGGATGATTTGGGCCTTAAGTGCCGTGATGTTCGTACTCGTGAAGCTGGAATTCAG GACATTCATCACAAAATTAAGCCAGAACAAGTTGAGCTTGTGCGTCGTGATTACACTGCAAACGAAGGCTGGGAAACATTCCTTTCATATGAAGATACACGCCAG GACATTCTTGTTGGGTTATTACGTTTGCGTAAATGTGGTAAGAACGTGACTTGTCCAGAACTCATGGGAAAGTGTTCTGTTGTCCGTGAGCTTCACGTGTATGGAACGGCTGTACCAGTTCATGGTCGGGAGGCTGATAAGTTGCAACATCAG GGGTACGGAACTCTTCTGATGGAAGAGGCAGAGAGGATTGCTAGAAGAGAACATCGATCTAACAAAATCGGTGTGATTTCAGGTGTGGGAACCCGACATTACTACAGAAAGTTGGGTTATGAATTGGAAGGTCCTTACATGGTGAAGCATCTTCTTTGA